A single Osmerus mordax isolate fOsmMor3 chromosome 7, fOsmMor3.pri, whole genome shotgun sequence DNA region contains:
- the LOC136945376 gene encoding chymotrypsin-like elastase family member 2A, whose translation VSAYGCGVPSFPPSTSRVVGGVDVREHSWPWQVSLQYDLSGFHHSCGATLLSEEWIMTAAHCITSGRIYKVYLGKHSLKDEEAGSEFISVAKVIYHPKWDSSRGINDLAMLKLRTPVTFSDSIKPACLPKFEQILPHDTPCYVTGWGRLSTNGDNTDILQQALLPIVEHATCKKNDWWSFMVTDKMVCAGGDGERSGCFGDSGGPLNCQNPDGSWTVHGVFSFGSGQGCNIFKKPSVYTRTSAYVDWINRVSGGPLQTSTLNTSCSADVPCIV comes from the exons gtgtcagcctacGGGTGTGGTgtgccctccttccccccctccacaaGCAGGGTGGTGGGCGGAGTGGACGTGCGTGAGCACAGCTGGCCATGGCAG gtgtccCTCCAGTACGACCTCAGTGGTTTCCACCACAGCTGTGGTGCAACTCTGCTCTCTGAGGAGTGGATCATGACTGCTGCTCACTGCATCAC TTCAGGCCGCATTTACAAGGTCTATCTGGGCAAGCACAGCCTGAAGGATGAAGAGGCTGGTTCTGAGTTCATCAGTGTCGCTAAGGTCATCTACCACCCGAAATGGGATTCCTCAAGAGGCAT TAATGACCTTGCCATGCTCAAATTGAGGACCCCTGTCACCTTCTCTGACTCCAtcaagcctgcctgccttcccaaGTTCGAGCAGATCTTGCCCCATGACACACCCTGCTACGTCACCGGCTGGGGACGTCTCTCCA CCAACGGAGACAACACAGACATCCTGCAGCAGGCTCTGCTCCCCATCGTGGAGCACGCCACCTGTAAGAAGAACGACTGGTGGAGCTTCATGGTGACGGACAAAATGGTCTGcgcaggaggagatggggagcgcAGCGGCTGCTTT GGAGACTCTGGCGGCCCCCTGAACTGCCAGAACCCTGACGGCTCCTGGACGGTTCACGGTGTGTTCAGCTTCGGATCTGGACAGGGGTGTAACATTTTCAAGAAGCCCTCAGTCTACACCCGCACCAGCGCCTACGTTGACTGGATCAATAGAGTGAGTGGAGGCCCCTTACAGACCTCAACACTCAATACTTCCTGTTCTGCAGATGTTCCTTGTATAGTTTAG